Proteins encoded by one window of Culicoides brevitarsis isolate CSIRO-B50_1 chromosome 2, AGI_CSIRO_Cbre_v1, whole genome shotgun sequence:
- the LOC134831688 gene encoding uncharacterized protein LOC134831688 isoform X1 encodes MQKKIKMKKFLLGVCAILFVGLCHAKGTHKVHCEPELMRVEVTLPDKTANTETYLDGMKGYPNPKCRPSVENGLAEFKLSLADIYECGVTRVVNKITGKKVYYHKIIIEGDPSYGKEIISVKCIITGPYNVTTKHHGIVRRDVLPIGFQEPEDLEIATSITEKAPEPVLGVGVRQNGNLVSGDLNVSPGTPLQMEIFLDKTSAPVYGLGVTYMQVTDTLSQEETIIFNGCSVDPYLFENFNTVDGDFLTAKFRAFKFPESTYVQFRGTVNVCLDKCQGIQCSNGQIGYGRRRRAVNQSPADPNKIFEISLATFIKVNYQEGTDQKAVADIENKIKQLKLTNQKLARNSRAGTIYETVKEEKTITNGDTAKVEETVLFAREVVDSAAASTRSFAGSLVALLFVVMSRIAFY; translated from the exons GAACACACAAAGTTCATTGCGAGCCGGAATTGATGCGAGTTGAGGTCACGTTGCCCGACAAAACTGCCAACACAGAAACCTACTTGGATGGCATGAAAGGTTACCCGAATCCAAAGTGTCGTCCCAGCGTGGAAAATGGTCTTGCCGAGTTCAAGCTTTCGTTGGCTGACATCTACGAGTGTGGCGTGACGCGTGTTGTGAACAAAATCACG GGCAAGAAAGTCTATTACCATAAAATCATCATAGAAGGCGATCCAAGTTATGGCAAGGAGATTATCAGTGTCAAATGTATCATCACAGGTCCGTATAACGTCACCACGAAGCATCATGGCATCGTTCGACGAGATGTTTTGCCCATCGGATTCCAAGAACCAGA AGATTTGGAAATCGCAACTTCCATTACTGAAAAAGCCCCTGAGCCTGTTCTTGGGGTTGGCGTACGTCAAAATGGCAATCTCGTATCGGGCGATTTGAATGTTTCACCCGGAACTCCTTTGcaaatggaaattttcttgGATAAAACGTCAGCGCCTGTTTATGGATTGGGAGTTACTTACATGCAAGTCACGGATACTTTGAGTCAGGAGGAAACTATCATCTTTAatgg atgttcTGTTGACCCCTACCTCTTCGAAAACTTCAACACCGTCGATGGAGATTTCTTAACTGCCAAATTCCGAGCTTTCAAATTCCCTGAATCGACTTACGTGCAATTCCGTGGTACAGTGAACGTCTGTTTGGATAAATGTCAAGGc ATCCAATGCAGCAACGGTCAAATCGGATATGGGCGCAGAAGACGTGCCGTTAACCAATCTCCCGCTGatcccaataaaattttcgaaatctcGTTGGCTACATTCATCAAAGTCAATTATCAAGAGGGCACAGatcaaa aAGCCGTCGCTGACATTGAGAACAAAATTAAGCAACTTAAGTtgacaaatcaaaaattggcgCGAAATAGTCGTGCAGGCACCATTTACGAAACGGTGAAGGAAGAGAAAACGATAACGAATGGCGACACGGCAAAGGTTGAGGAAACTGTCCTTTTTGCACGCGAAGTCGTCGATAGCGCTGCCGCATCCACGAGATCGTTCGCAGGAAGCCTCGTAGCGCTGTTGTTTGTTGTGATGAGTAGGATagctttttactaa
- the LOC134831688 gene encoding uncharacterized protein LOC134831688 isoform X2: protein MKKFLLGVCAILFVGLCHAKGTHKVHCEPELMRVEVTLPDKTANTETYLDGMKGYPNPKCRPSVENGLAEFKLSLADIYECGVTRVVNKITGKKVYYHKIIIEGDPSYGKEIISVKCIITGPYNVTTKHHGIVRRDVLPIGFQEPEDLEIATSITEKAPEPVLGVGVRQNGNLVSGDLNVSPGTPLQMEIFLDKTSAPVYGLGVTYMQVTDTLSQEETIIFNGCSVDPYLFENFNTVDGDFLTAKFRAFKFPESTYVQFRGTVNVCLDKCQGIQCSNGQIGYGRRRRAVNQSPADPNKIFEISLATFIKVNYQEGTDQKAVADIENKIKQLKLTNQKLARNSRAGTIYETVKEEKTITNGDTAKVEETVLFAREVVDSAAASTRSFAGSLVALLFVVMSRIAFY, encoded by the exons GAACACACAAAGTTCATTGCGAGCCGGAATTGATGCGAGTTGAGGTCACGTTGCCCGACAAAACTGCCAACACAGAAACCTACTTGGATGGCATGAAAGGTTACCCGAATCCAAAGTGTCGTCCCAGCGTGGAAAATGGTCTTGCCGAGTTCAAGCTTTCGTTGGCTGACATCTACGAGTGTGGCGTGACGCGTGTTGTGAACAAAATCACG GGCAAGAAAGTCTATTACCATAAAATCATCATAGAAGGCGATCCAAGTTATGGCAAGGAGATTATCAGTGTCAAATGTATCATCACAGGTCCGTATAACGTCACCACGAAGCATCATGGCATCGTTCGACGAGATGTTTTGCCCATCGGATTCCAAGAACCAGA AGATTTGGAAATCGCAACTTCCATTACTGAAAAAGCCCCTGAGCCTGTTCTTGGGGTTGGCGTACGTCAAAATGGCAATCTCGTATCGGGCGATTTGAATGTTTCACCCGGAACTCCTTTGcaaatggaaattttcttgGATAAAACGTCAGCGCCTGTTTATGGATTGGGAGTTACTTACATGCAAGTCACGGATACTTTGAGTCAGGAGGAAACTATCATCTTTAatgg atgttcTGTTGACCCCTACCTCTTCGAAAACTTCAACACCGTCGATGGAGATTTCTTAACTGCCAAATTCCGAGCTTTCAAATTCCCTGAATCGACTTACGTGCAATTCCGTGGTACAGTGAACGTCTGTTTGGATAAATGTCAAGGc ATCCAATGCAGCAACGGTCAAATCGGATATGGGCGCAGAAGACGTGCCGTTAACCAATCTCCCGCTGatcccaataaaattttcgaaatctcGTTGGCTACATTCATCAAAGTCAATTATCAAGAGGGCACAGatcaaa aAGCCGTCGCTGACATTGAGAACAAAATTAAGCAACTTAAGTtgacaaatcaaaaattggcgCGAAATAGTCGTGCAGGCACCATTTACGAAACGGTGAAGGAAGAGAAAACGATAACGAATGGCGACACGGCAAAGGTTGAGGAAACTGTCCTTTTTGCACGCGAAGTCGTCGATAGCGCTGCCGCATCCACGAGATCGTTCGCAGGAAGCCTCGTAGCGCTGTTGTTTGTTGTGATGAGTAGGATagctttttactaa